One window of the Mycobacterium sp. SVM_VP21 genome contains the following:
- the mftE gene encoding mycofactocin biosynthesis peptidyl-dipeptidase MftE, giving the protein MAVGGGLGSSTWSELQNRLQSQLPGRGMMLLVPVGSTEQHGPHLPLDTDTRVAQALAQELAERSAGAGPAQGWAVAPAIAYGASGEHQSFAGTISIGTDALIQLLLEYGRSACCWAQRVVFINGHGGNVPALIEAVGRLRFEGRDVAWFPCAVPGADAHAGHTETSLLLHLSPDSVRFDRALPGNSAPLAQLLPAMRDGGVAAVSAVGVLGDPTTATAGEGRRLFGEMTAAGLAALGGWAPGPDGMLR; this is encoded by the coding sequence ATGGCGGTTGGCGGCGGGCTCGGTAGTTCGACCTGGAGCGAGCTGCAGAACCGGCTACAGAGCCAGTTGCCGGGACGGGGGATGATGCTTCTGGTCCCGGTGGGGTCGACTGAGCAACACGGCCCGCACCTGCCGCTGGACACCGATACCCGGGTCGCGCAGGCGCTCGCCCAGGAGCTGGCCGAGCGCTCGGCGGGGGCCGGGCCGGCGCAGGGCTGGGCGGTCGCGCCGGCCATCGCCTACGGGGCCAGTGGCGAGCATCAGAGCTTTGCCGGAACCATCTCGATCGGCACCGACGCGCTGATCCAACTTTTGCTGGAGTACGGCCGCTCCGCCTGCTGCTGGGCGCAGCGGGTGGTTTTTATCAACGGCCACGGCGGCAATGTGCCCGCGTTAATCGAGGCGGTAGGCCGGCTGCGGTTCGAAGGTCGCGACGTGGCGTGGTTTCCGTGCGCTGTCCCGGGTGCCGACGCCCATGCCGGTCACACTGAAACCTCTCTGTTGCTGCATCTTTCGCCGGACAGTGTGAGGTTCGACCGGGCGCTGCCGGGCAACAGCGCGCCATTGGCGCAGTTGCTGCCCGCGATGCGCGATGGCGGTGTTGCTGCGGTGAGCGCCGTCGGGGTGCTGGGGGACCCGACCACCGCCACCGCCGGAGAAGGGCGACGACTCTTCGGCGAGATGACCGCGGCCGGCCTGGCGGCCCTCGGCGGCTGGGCGCCCGGGCCCGACGGGATGCTGCGATGA